One Brevibacillus choshinensis genomic window carries:
- the fusA gene encoding elongation factor G → MAREFSLPNTRNIGIMAHIDAGKTTTTERILFYTGRVHKIGEVHEGAATMDWMEQEQERGITITSAATTAQWNGHRINIIDTPGHVDFTVEVERSLRVLDGAVTVFDAKGGVEPQTETVWRQADRYGVPRMCYINKMDILGANFEMTLGQIKTRLGANPVAIQYPIGAEDQFKGMVDLIEMKAIVYTDDLGKTSDSTEIPADLKERCEELRLALVEAAAEQDEELMMKYLEGEELTNDEIRAALRKGTIECKLTPVMCGSSYRNKGVQPMLDNVVTYLPSPVDIPAIKGTLPDSEDEVERPADDNGPFSALAFKIMTDPYVGRLTFFRVYSGVLNSGSYVLNSTKGKRERVGRILQMHANHREEIQTVYSGDIAAAVGLKDTTTGDTLCDEKSPVILESMEFPEPVISVAIEPKSKADQDKMGIGLSKLAEEDPTFRTRTDEETGQTIISGMGELHLEIIVDRLKREFKVESNVGAPQVAYRETFRKEAKVEGKFVRQSGGRGQYGHVWVEFAPLEPGQGFQFENKIVGGVVPREYIPAVQAGIEESMKNGVIAGFPLVDIKATIVDGSYHDVDSSEMAFKVAGSLALKEAAKKCGAVLLEPIMKVEVTMPEEYMGDVMGDLNSRRGRIEGMEARANAQVIRAMVPLSEMFGYSTVLRSRTQGRGVYSMVIDHYEEVPKFIAEEIVKKSKGE, encoded by the coding sequence ATGGCTCGCGAGTTCTCTTTGCCGAATACGCGTAATATCGGTATCATGGCTCACATCGATGCTGGTAAGACGACAACGACTGAGCGTATTCTGTTCTACACCGGTCGCGTTCACAAGATTGGTGAGGTGCACGAAGGTGCAGCTACCATGGACTGGATGGAACAAGAGCAAGAGCGCGGTATCACCATCACTTCGGCTGCTACTACTGCTCAATGGAATGGTCATCGAATCAACATCATCGATACACCAGGCCACGTAGACTTCACTGTAGAAGTTGAGCGCTCCCTGCGCGTTCTTGACGGTGCTGTAACCGTTTTTGACGCAAAAGGTGGCGTTGAGCCGCAAACCGAAACCGTATGGCGCCAAGCTGACCGTTATGGCGTACCGCGTATGTGCTACATCAACAAAATGGATATTCTGGGTGCTAACTTCGAAATGACCTTGGGCCAGATCAAAACTCGCCTGGGTGCAAATCCAGTAGCTATCCAATATCCAATTGGTGCAGAAGACCAATTCAAAGGCATGGTTGACCTGATCGAAATGAAGGCAATCGTGTACACCGATGACCTGGGCAAAACTTCTGACTCCACTGAAATCCCTGCTGATCTGAAAGAAAGATGTGAAGAGCTCCGCCTCGCATTGGTTGAAGCAGCAGCAGAACAAGACGAAGAGCTCATGATGAAGTACTTGGAAGGCGAAGAGCTGACCAACGACGAAATCCGTGCTGCTTTGCGTAAAGGTACCATCGAGTGCAAACTGACTCCTGTAATGTGCGGTTCTTCTTACCGCAACAAAGGCGTTCAGCCTATGCTCGATAACGTAGTAACCTATCTGCCATCTCCGGTAGATATCCCAGCAATCAAAGGTACTTTGCCTGACTCTGAAGACGAAGTTGAACGTCCTGCTGACGACAACGGTCCGTTCTCTGCTCTTGCATTCAAGATCATGACTGACCCGTACGTAGGCCGTCTGACTTTCTTCCGCGTTTACTCTGGCGTACTGAACTCCGGTTCTTACGTGCTGAACTCTACTAAAGGTAAACGTGAACGTGTAGGTCGTATCCTGCAAATGCACGCAAACCACCGCGAAGAGATCCAAACGGTTTACTCCGGTGACATCGCTGCCGCTGTAGGTTTGAAAGATACCACAACTGGTGACACTCTGTGCGATGAAAAGTCTCCTGTAATCCTGGAGTCCATGGAATTCCCAGAGCCAGTTATCTCTGTTGCGATCGAACCAAAATCCAAAGCAGACCAAGACAAGATGGGTATCGGCCTGTCCAAGCTGGCTGAAGAGGATCCAACGTTCCGTACGCGCACAGACGAAGAAACCGGTCAAACTATCATCTCCGGTATGGGTGAGCTTCACCTGGAGATCATCGTTGACCGTCTGAAACGTGAATTTAAAGTCGAGTCGAACGTAGGTGCACCACAAGTTGCTTACCGCGAGACATTCCGCAAAGAAGCAAAAGTGGAAGGTAAATTCGTTCGTCAGTCCGGTGGTCGTGGTCAATACGGTCACGTTTGGGTGGAGTTCGCTCCTCTCGAACCAGGTCAAGGCTTCCAATTCGAGAACAAAATCGTCGGTGGTGTGGTACCGCGTGAATACATCCCTGCTGTTCAAGCAGGTATCGAAGAATCGATGAAAAATGGTGTTATCGCCGGCTTCCCGCTGGTTGATATCAAAGCTACTATCGTAGACGGTAGCTACCATGATGTCGACTCCTCCGAGATGGCATTTAAAGTAGCAGGTTCTCTCGCTTTGAAAGAAGCTGCGAAAAAATGTGGCGCTGTATTGCTCGAGCCAATCATGAAAGTAGAAGTTACTATGCCGGAAGAGTACATGGGCGACGTAATGGGCGACCTGAACTCCCGCCGCGGTCGTATCGAAGGTATGGAAGCTCGTGCTAACGCACAAGTAATCCGTGCAATGGTACCACTGTCCGAGATGTTCGGTTACTCCACAGTTCTTCGTTCCCGTACCCAAGGCCGTGGCGTTTACTCCATGGTGATCGACCACTACGAAGAAGTACCTAAATTCATCGCTGAAGAGATCGTTAAGAAATCCAAAGGCGAATAA
- the tuf gene encoding elongation factor Tu yields MAKAKFERNKPHVNIGTIGHVDHGKTTLTAAITTVLAQQGKAQAMNYAAIDAAPEEKERGITINTAHVEYETDNRHYAHVDCPGHADYVKNMITGAAQMDGAILVVSAADGPMPQTREHILLSKQVGVPYIVVFMNKCDMVDDEELLELVEMEIRDLLSQYDFPGDDTPVIKGSAKEALDNPTGDWAKKIAELMDAVDSYIPTPERATDKPFLMPVEDVFTITGRGTVATGRVERGVVKVGDQVEIIGLAEETKNTTVTGVEMFRKLLDSAQAGDNIGALLRGVDRKDIERGQCLAKPGSVKPYTKFKAEVYVLSKEEGGRHTPFFANYRPQFYFRTTDVTGIIQLPEGVEMIMPGDNTEFTVELIAPVAMEQGTRFAIREGGRTVGAGVVASIES; encoded by the coding sequence ATGGCAAAAGCGAAATTTGAACGGAATAAACCACACGTTAACATCGGTACTATCGGTCACGTTGACCATGGTAAAACTACCCTGACTGCTGCTATTACAACTGTATTGGCACAACAAGGTAAAGCACAAGCTATGAACTACGCTGCAATTGACGCTGCTCCAGAAGAAAAAGAGCGCGGTATCACAATCAACACTGCTCACGTTGAGTATGAAACTGACAACCGTCACTACGCTCACGTTGACTGCCCTGGTCACGCGGACTATGTGAAAAACATGATTACTGGTGCTGCTCAAATGGACGGCGCAATCCTGGTTGTATCCGCAGCTGATGGCCCTATGCCACAAACTCGCGAACACATCCTGTTGTCCAAACAAGTAGGTGTACCATACATCGTAGTATTCATGAACAAATGCGACATGGTAGACGATGAAGAGTTGTTGGAACTGGTTGAAATGGAAATCCGTGACCTGCTGTCCCAATACGACTTCCCAGGTGACGACACTCCAGTAATCAAAGGTTCTGCTAAAGAAGCTTTGGATAACCCAACTGGTGACTGGGCTAAGAAAATCGCTGAGTTGATGGACGCTGTTGACAGCTACATCCCAACTCCTGAGCGTGCAACTGACAAGCCTTTCCTGATGCCTGTAGAGGACGTGTTCACGATCACTGGTCGTGGTACAGTTGCTACTGGTCGCGTAGAGCGCGGTGTAGTTAAAGTTGGTGACCAAGTAGAAATCATCGGCTTGGCTGAAGAAACTAAAAACACAACTGTAACTGGCGTTGAGATGTTCCGCAAATTGCTGGATTCCGCTCAAGCTGGTGACAACATCGGTGCTTTGCTGCGCGGTGTTGACCGTAAAGACATCGAGCGTGGACAATGCTTGGCGAAACCAGGTTCCGTTAAGCCTTACACCAAGTTCAAAGCAGAAGTTTACGTTCTGTCCAAAGAAGAAGGCGGACGTCACACTCCTTTCTTTGCTAACTACCGTCCACAATTCTACTTCCGTACAACTGACGTAACAGGTATCATCCAACTGCCAGAAGGCGTTGAAATGATCATGCCTGGCGACAACACTGAGTTCACTGTTGAACTGATCGCTCCAGTAGCGATGGAACAAGGTACTCGCTTCGCGATCCGCGAAGGTGGCCGTACAGTAGGCGCTGGCGTTGTAGCTTCCATCGAATCCTAA
- a CDS encoding DMT family transporter, whose amino-acid sequence MRSKERLLFFMLAGVVMLWGLNVVMVKYLTTFPPMYVAAIRMTIAGVILAPIIYQYRKQLRIGMTNWFLLAGVGASSIAMHQITLATGVQYTSAGNASLILGLNPLATALLAMLLLGEGMSWRKGLGIAVGFAGVLIVVISQHGGIHMNGWGDAIMFFSMLMYVTGGLLIRKLALRGIPVLLITVMSQWFGILFLWIAALSVQPASYYIGLEVTPFQWLVILASAILSTAIGSVGWNYGIRQLGASRTAVFLNGMPMASLLFAALFLGERLQLVHLLALLMIVGGVYLGSRNTTKPAASPTVIPSDVTTKA is encoded by the coding sequence ATGAGAAGCAAAGAGCGCTTGTTGTTTTTCATGTTAGCGGGCGTAGTGATGCTTTGGGGGTTAAATGTCGTCATGGTCAAATATTTGACGACGTTTCCGCCGATGTATGTCGCAGCGATCCGCATGACGATTGCGGGAGTCATTTTGGCACCGATTATTTATCAGTATCGAAAACAGCTTCGGATCGGCATGACGAATTGGTTTTTACTAGCAGGAGTGGGGGCGAGCTCGATCGCCATGCATCAAATCACGCTGGCAACAGGCGTACAGTATACATCAGCAGGGAACGCCTCGCTGATACTTGGGTTGAATCCCTTGGCTACCGCGCTTTTGGCGATGCTGCTGCTTGGTGAGGGAATGTCTTGGCGTAAAGGTCTGGGAATCGCGGTGGGATTTGCGGGTGTGCTGATTGTAGTGATATCCCAGCATGGCGGTATTCACATGAACGGCTGGGGAGACGCCATCATGTTCTTCTCCATGCTGATGTATGTGACGGGTGGTTTGCTGATTCGAAAGCTCGCGCTGCGTGGAATACCCGTCTTGCTCATTACCGTCATGTCACAATGGTTCGGTATTTTATTCCTTTGGATCGCGGCGCTTTCCGTTCAACCGGCCTCCTACTATATCGGTTTAGAGGTAACTCCATTTCAGTGGCTGGTCATTCTGGCATCAGCCATCCTTTCGACGGCAATTGGTTCGGTGGGCTGGAATTACGGAATTCGACAATTGGGCGCGAGCAGAACGGCTGTGTTTTTGAACGGAATGCCGATGGCCAGCCTGCTGTTTGCTGCACTGTTCTTGGGGGAGCGACTGCAGCTCGTCCACTTGCTGGCACTGCTCATGATTGTCGGTGGTGTCTATCTCGGCTCGCGAAATACGACGAAGCCAGCAGCTTCTCCGACAGTCATACCTTCGGATGTTACGACAAAAGCGTAG
- a CDS encoding protoglobin domain-containing protein, with protein MSGDNRTPYEMIGGADTLARLVDIFYDHVKQHPDLAPLFPDDFTEVKERQYQFLTQFLGGPTLYSDIHGHPMLRARHMRFPIGTIQAQAWLSCMQKAMDQAGLEGEIRDHIFDRLRLTAHHMVNQWEQQ; from the coding sequence ATGTCTGGTGACAACCGCACCCCTTATGAAATGATTGGCGGAGCAGATACATTGGCTCGCCTTGTCGATATTTTCTACGATCACGTGAAGCAGCACCCGGATCTGGCACCTCTCTTTCCGGACGATTTCACCGAGGTAAAAGAGCGCCAATATCAATTTTTGACGCAGTTTCTCGGAGGACCTACCCTCTATTCCGATATCCACGGCCACCCCATGCTGAGAGCACGTCATATGCGCTTCCCCATCGGAACGATACAAGCCCAAGCTTGGCTCTCCTGCATGCAAAAAGCCATGGATCAGGCAGGTCTCGAAGGAGAAATCCGCGACCACATTTTTGATAGACTGAGACTGACCGCTCATCACATGGTCAATCAGTGGGAACAACAATAA
- the rpsJ gene encoding 30S ribosomal protein S10, protein MAKQKIRIRLKAYDHKILDQSAEKIVDTAKRSGANVSGPIPLPTEKAVYTILRAVHKYKDSREQFEMRTHKRLIDILNPTPQTVDALMRLDLPSGVDIEIKL, encoded by the coding sequence ATGGCAAAGCAAAAGATTCGTATTCGTTTGAAGGCGTATGATCACAAAATCCTGGATCAGTCTGCAGAGAAAATCGTAGACACTGCGAAGCGTTCCGGTGCAAATGTATCCGGTCCAATTCCACTCCCTACGGAGAAAGCTGTTTACACAATCCTGCGTGCGGTTCATAAGTACAAAGATTCTCGCGAGCAATTCGAGATGCGTACTCACAAGCGTTTGATCGACATTCTGAATCCTACACCACAAACAGTAGATGCTTTGATGCGTCTGGATCTGCCGTCTGGTGTGGATATCGAGATCAAACTGTAA
- the rplC gene encoding 50S ribosomal protein L3, with protein MTKGILGKKLGMTQVFGPNGTAIAVTVIEAGSNVVLQKKDLENDGYEAIQIGFEDKKEQRANKPEKGHAAKANTAPKRFVREIRGVNLADFEVGQELKADIFAEGEIVDVAGVSKGKGFQGAIKRHNQSRGPMAHGSRYHRGPGSMGAVAPNRVFKGQTLPGQMGGDNVTIQNLEVVKVDAERNLILVKGSVPGPKNSCVLVSTAVKKN; from the coding sequence ATGACCAAAGGAATCTTAGGGAAAAAACTTGGCATGACTCAAGTTTTTGGTCCAAACGGAACAGCGATCGCTGTAACGGTTATCGAAGCTGGTTCTAACGTGGTTCTCCAGAAGAAAGACTTGGAGAATGACGGCTACGAAGCGATCCAAATCGGCTTTGAAGACAAAAAAGAACAGCGCGCTAACAAGCCGGAAAAAGGACATGCAGCGAAAGCTAACACTGCTCCTAAGCGCTTCGTTCGCGAAATTCGCGGAGTAAACCTCGCTGACTTCGAGGTTGGTCAAGAGTTGAAAGCAGACATTTTTGCTGAGGGAGAAATCGTTGACGTAGCTGGCGTATCCAAGGGTAAAGGTTTCCAAGGTGCGATCAAACGTCACAACCAATCCCGCGGTCCTATGGCTCACGGTTCGCGTTACCATCGCGGTCCAGGTTCCATGGGTGCTGTAGCTCCAAACCGCGTATTTAAAGGTCAAACACTGCCAGGACAAATGGGTGGCGACAACGTAACCATTCAAAACCTGGAAGTAGTAAAAGTAGATGCTGAGCGTAACCTGATTCTCGTTAAAGGCTCCGTGCCTGGTCCGAAAAACAGCTGCGTATTGGTATCCACGGCAGTCAAGAAGAACTAG
- the rplD gene encoding 50S ribosomal protein L4: protein MPKVALYNQSGSQVGEIELADSVFGIEPNSAVLFDAIVMQQASQRQGTHDVKNRSEVRGGGRKPWRQKGTGRARQGSIRSPQWKGGGVVFGPTPRKYGYKLNRKVRRLALKSALSTKVQNNELLVLEALNFAAPKTKEMSVVLNNLKVDRKVLIVTSEYDQNVALSSRNIPGAKIVDAAGINVLDLVAHDKVIVTKEAIAKVEEVLA, encoded by the coding sequence ATGCCGAAAGTAGCTCTTTATAACCAATCCGGTTCTCAAGTTGGCGAAATCGAATTGGCAGACAGCGTGTTTGGTATCGAGCCTAACAGCGCAGTTCTGTTCGATGCGATCGTGATGCAGCAAGCATCCCAACGTCAAGGAACTCACGATGTAAAGAACCGCTCTGAAGTACGTGGTGGTGGCCGCAAGCCATGGCGCCAAAAAGGTACAGGTCGCGCACGCCAAGGTTCCATTCGCTCTCCGCAATGGAAAGGTGGCGGTGTTGTATTCGGTCCAACTCCGCGCAAATACGGTTACAAACTGAACCGTAAAGTTCGTCGTTTGGCTCTGAAATCCGCTCTGTCCACAAAAGTTCAAAACAACGAACTGTTGGTATTGGAAGCTCTGAACTTCGCTGCTCCTAAAACCAAAGAAATGTCCGTTGTACTGAACAACCTGAAAGTAGATCGCAAAGTTCTGATCGTTACCTCCGAGTATGATCAAAACGTTGCTCTCTCTTCCCGCAACATTCCAGGTGCAAAAATCGTAGATGCTGCAGGCATTAACGTTCTGGATCTGGTAGCGCATGACAAAGTAATCGTGACGAAAGAAGCGATTGCGAAAGTAGAGGAGGTGCTCGCATAA
- the rplW gene encoding 50S ribosomal protein L23 gives MKSIHDVLKRPVITERTTDMMAEKKYVFEVPLKANKTEIKQAVEKVFGVKVEAVNTVRVPAKPKRYGKYSGYTSEWKKAIVKLTDDSKELAFYEGV, from the coding sequence ATGAAGAGCATTCATGATGTTCTCAAACGCCCTGTCATTACCGAGCGCACCACTGATATGATGGCTGAGAAAAAGTACGTTTTCGAAGTACCTCTCAAAGCCAACAAAACAGAAATCAAGCAAGCTGTTGAAAAAGTATTTGGCGTAAAAGTAGAAGCAGTTAACACTGTTCGTGTTCCTGCGAAACCAAAACGCTACGGAAAATACTCCGGTTACACCTCTGAGTGGAAGAAAGCGATCGTGAAGCTGACTGATGACAGCAAAGAATTGGCCTTCTACGAGGGAGTATAA
- the rplB gene encoding 50S ribosomal protein L2 yields MGLKKFKPTSPGRRQMTVSTFEEITTSTPEKSLLAPLSKKAGRNNQGRITVRHQGGGHKRKYRIIDFKRNKDGIVGRVATIEYDPNRSANIALINYADGEKRYILAPHNLKVGDEIVSGADADIKIGNALPLEKIPVGTTIHNIELKPGKGGQLVRAAGTSAQLLGRDGEFVIVRLSSGETRRIHNVCRATIGQVGNLDHELVNIGKAGRSRWLGIRPTVRGSVMNPNDHPHGGGEGRAPIGRKAPVTPWGKPTLGLKTRKKKNKSDQYIIRRRKK; encoded by the coding sequence ATGGGTCTCAAGAAGTTTAAACCGACTTCTCCTGGTCGTCGCCAAATGACGGTTTCTACTTTCGAGGAGATTACTACTTCAACTCCCGAAAAATCCTTGCTGGCGCCTCTTTCTAAAAAAGCTGGTCGCAACAACCAAGGAAGAATTACCGTTCGTCATCAAGGTGGCGGTCACAAACGTAAATACCGTATTATCGACTTCAAGCGCAACAAAGATGGCATCGTAGGTCGCGTAGCTACTATCGAATACGATCCAAACCGTTCCGCTAACATCGCACTGATCAACTATGCTGACGGTGAAAAACGTTACATCCTCGCTCCTCACAACCTGAAAGTGGGCGATGAGATCGTATCTGGTGCAGATGCCGACATCAAAATCGGTAACGCATTGCCACTGGAAAAAATCCCAGTTGGTACTACGATCCACAACATTGAGCTGAAACCTGGTAAAGGTGGACAACTGGTTCGTGCAGCTGGTACTTCCGCTCAATTGCTCGGTCGTGATGGAGAGTTCGTAATCGTACGCCTTTCTTCCGGTGAAACACGCCGCATTCATAACGTATGCCGTGCTACCATCGGTCAAGTAGGTAACCTCGATCACGAATTGGTTAACATCGGTAAAGCTGGTCGTTCCCGTTGGTTGGGTATTCGTCCAACTGTACGCGGTAGCGTAATGAACCCTAACGATCACCCACACGGTGGTGGTGAAGGTCGCGCTCCAATCGGACGTAAAGCACCTGTTACTCCTTGGGGTAAACCAACTCTGGGTCTCAAGACTCGCAAGAAGAAGAACAAATCCGATCAATACATTATCCGCCGTCGCAAGAAGTAA
- the rpsS gene encoding 30S ribosomal protein S19, translating into MGRSLKKGPFVDDHLMKKVDEQNEKNEKRVIKTWSRRSTIFPQFVGHTFAVYDGRKHVPVYVSEDMVGHKLGEFAPTRTFKGHVDNDKKSKKR; encoded by the coding sequence ATGGGACGTAGCTTAAAAAAGGGTCCTTTCGTGGATGACCACTTGATGAAAAAAGTTGACGAGCAAAATGAAAAGAACGAGAAGCGCGTGATCAAAACTTGGTCCCGTCGTTCCACCATCTTCCCTCAGTTCGTAGGACATACTTTTGCAGTGTATGATGGCCGTAAACACGTACCTGTGTATGTTTCGGAAGACATGGTTGGTCATAAATTGGGTGAATTCGCACCAACTCGTACCTTCAAGGGTCACGTCGACAACGACAAGAAATCCAAGAAGCGCTAA
- the rplV gene encoding 50S ribosomal protein L22, whose translation MEAKAVARNIRIASRKVRLVVDLIRGKQVGEALAILKHTPKAASPVVEKLLKSAIANAEHNYELDPNNLVVGKIFVDQGPTLKRFRPRAMGRASRIHKRTSHITVVLNEK comes from the coding sequence ATGGAAGCAAAAGCAGTTGCTCGCAATATTCGCATCGCGTCTCGTAAAGTCCGCCTGGTGGTTGACTTGATCAGAGGCAAGCAAGTAGGTGAAGCTTTGGCGATCCTGAAACACACGCCGAAAGCAGCTTCTCCAGTTGTTGAAAAGCTCCTGAAGTCGGCTATTGCAAACGCTGAGCACAACTATGAGCTGGATCCAAACAACCTCGTAGTGGGCAAAATCTTCGTAGACCAAGGTCCTACGTTGAAGCGTTTCCGTCCGCGCGCTATGGGCCGCGCTAGCCGCATCCATAAACGCACGAGCCACATCACCGTGGTACTAAACGAGAAATAA
- the rpsC gene encoding 30S ribosomal protein S3 has protein sequence MGQKVSPVGLRIGVIRDWESKWYADKDFATLLHEDLKIRKYVKGRLKDAAVSTIEIERAANRVNVTIHTAKPGMVIGKGGAEVEVLRKTLTELTGKRVHININEVKRPDLDATLVAENIARQLENRISFRRAQKQSITRTLRAGAKGIKTLVSGRLGGADIARSEGYSEGTVPLHTLRADIDYGTAEAHTTYGRIGVKVWIYRGEVLPARKNVATEEGGK, from the coding sequence GTGGGTCAAAAGGTAAGCCCGGTCGGTCTTCGGATCGGAGTCATTCGTGACTGGGAGTCCAAGTGGTACGCTGACAAGGACTTCGCAACACTGTTGCACGAGGACTTGAAAATCCGCAAGTATGTAAAAGGGCGTCTCAAAGATGCTGCAGTATCCACAATCGAAATCGAACGCGCAGCTAATCGCGTGAACGTTACGATTCACACCGCTAAGCCTGGTATGGTAATTGGTAAAGGTGGAGCAGAGGTTGAAGTTCTGCGCAAAACCCTTACTGAACTGACTGGCAAACGCGTTCATATCAACATCAACGAAGTAAAACGTCCGGATCTGGATGCTACTCTGGTAGCTGAAAACATTGCACGCCAACTGGAAAACCGCATTTCCTTCCGCCGTGCGCAAAAGCAATCGATCACTCGTACGCTGCGCGCTGGTGCAAAAGGTATCAAAACTTTGGTTAGCGGTCGCCTTGGCGGTGCTGATATCGCACGTTCCGAAGGTTACAGCGAAGGTACTGTTCCTCTTCACACTCTGCGTGCTGACATCGACTACGGTACTGCTGAAGCACATACCACTTATGGTCGTATCGGTGTAAAAGTGTGGATCTATCGTGGAGAAGTCCTTCCAGCGAGAAAGAACGTCGCTACTGAGGAAGGAGGCAAGTAA
- the rplP gene encoding 50S ribosomal protein L16 has protein sequence MLTPKRVKHRKQHRGKMAGNAKGGTTVAFGEYGLQALEPSWVTNRQIEAARIAMTRYIKRGGKVWIKIFPDKPITQKPLEVRMGSGKGSPEKWVAVVKPGKIMFELAGVPEEVAREAMRLAMHKLPIKCKFVKREEVGGDAHEG, from the coding sequence ATGTTGACGCCAAAACGCGTGAAACACCGTAAACAACACCGCGGAAAAATGGCTGGTAACGCTAAAGGCGGTACTACTGTTGCGTTCGGTGAATACGGATTGCAAGCATTGGAACCATCTTGGGTAACGAACCGTCAGATCGAGGCTGCTCGTATCGCGATGACCCGTTACATCAAACGTGGTGGTAAAGTATGGATTAAGATTTTCCCAGATAAACCAATTACACAAAAACCGCTCGAAGTACGGATGGGTTCCGGTAAAGGTTCTCCTGAGAAATGGGTAGCGGTAGTGAAACCAGGCAAGATCATGTTTGAACTTGCTGGCGTTCCTGAAGAAGTCGCTCGCGAAGCTATGCGTCTGGCTATGCACAAACTGCCTATCAAGTGCAAGTTCGTGAAGCGTGAAGAAGTGGGTGGTGACGCACATGAAGGCTAA
- the rpmC gene encoding 50S ribosomal protein L29 codes for MKANEYRNLTTAEIEQNVASLKEELFNLRFQLATGQLETTSRIKQVRKDIARAKTILRQRELGIG; via the coding sequence ATGAAGGCTAATGAGTACCGTAACTTGACCACTGCCGAGATCGAACAAAACGTCGCTTCTTTGAAAGAAGAGTTGTTCAACCTTCGTTTCCAGCTGGCTACGGGTCAACTCGAAACCACATCTCGCATTAAACAAGTGCGTAAGGATATCGCACGTGCGAAAACCATCCTGCGCCAGAGAGAATTGGGAATCGGCTAA
- the rpsQ gene encoding 30S ribosomal protein S17, which yields MTAERNMRRTVTGRVVSDKMDKTITVLVETYKTHTLYGKRVKYSKKFKAHDENNTAKVGDIVEIMETRPLSKDKRFRLVRIVEEAVIV from the coding sequence ATGACCGCAGAACGCAATATGCGTCGAACAGTTACTGGTCGCGTTGTTTCCGACAAGATGGATAAAACCATTACTGTTCTTGTTGAAACTTACAAGACTCACACACTGTACGGCAAACGCGTGAAGTACTCCAAAAAGTTCAAGGCTCACGACGAGAACAACACGGCAAAAGTGGGCGACATCGTAGAAATCATGGAAACACGTCCATTGTCCAAAGACAAACGTTTCCGTTTGGTACGTATCGTCGAAGAGGCAGTAATCGTATAA
- the rplN gene encoding 50S ribosomal protein L14: protein MIQTQTRLAVADNSGAKELMCIKVLGGSGRKTANIGDVIVCSVKSATPGGVVKKGQVVKAVVVRTVSGVRRQDGSYIRFDENAAVVIKDDKSPRGTRIFGPVARELRDKDFMKIISLAPEVI, encoded by the coding sequence ATGATCCAAACTCAGACGAGATTGGCTGTTGCTGACAACTCCGGTGCAAAGGAACTCATGTGCATCAAGGTTCTGGGTGGTTCCGGTCGCAAAACGGCGAACATCGGCGATGTTATCGTGTGCTCCGTTAAATCCGCTACACCCGGCGGCGTTGTCAAGAAAGGTCAAGTAGTTAAAGCGGTTGTAGTACGTACAGTAAGTGGCGTTCGTCGTCAGGATGGTTCTTACATCCGTTTCGATGAAAATGCAGCTGTAGTTATCAAAGATGATAAGTCCCCACGTGGAACCCGTATCTTTGGACCTGTAGCTCGTGAGCTCCGCGACAAGGATTTCATGAAGATCATCTCTCTGGCTCCAGAGGTTATCTAA
- the rplX gene encoding 50S ribosomal protein L24, with protein sequence MHVKKGDTVIVNAGKDKGKKGRVLAAYPKKERVLVEGINLVKKHSRPSQANPQGGIVTQEAAIHVSNVSLIDPKSGKATRIGYKVLENGKKVRYAKKSGEVLDK encoded by the coding sequence ATGCACGTTAAAAAAGGCGACACTGTTATCGTAAATGCGGGTAAAGATAAAGGCAAAAAAGGTCGCGTTCTCGCTGCTTATCCGAAGAAAGAACGCGTTCTGGTTGAAGGTATCAATCTCGTTAAGAAACACAGCCGTCCGTCTCAAGCTAACCCGCAAGGTGGCATTGTGACTCAAGAAGCAGCGATTCACGTTTCCAACGTATCTTTGATCGATCCGAAGTCCGGAAAAGCTACTCGAATCGGTTACAAAGTATTGGAGAACGGCAAGAAAGTTCGGTACGCGAAAAAGTCTGGCGAAGTACTCGACAAGTAG